A genomic stretch from Serratia entomophila includes:
- the fliD gene encoding flagellar filament capping protein FliD — translation MATISSLGLGSGLDLNGLLDKLTKAEQQRLTPYTTKQSSYNAQITAYGTLKGSLEKFDNLSKEMAKEDFFKGTSATEHDAFKITTNAKAVPGNYVVEVTKLAQAQTLTTQAPIGDQTAKLGTEGATDRSLTITAGNPPKETKIPLSDDQTSLVELRDAINGAKAGVTASIMRVGDNDYQLAVSSSTTGENNKVALQVNNDDKLGDILNYNSARGATAMKETVKPQDAELVVNGTAIKRSTNSINDALQGVTIDLKTKTKDGEPQNLVISRNDAGTADKIKEWVDSYNSLLDTFNSLTKYTPVKSGEAQNASNGPLLGDNTLRGVQSSIKSALSAAQDNPELKGLGNLGISTNTKTGKLEIDSAKLKKALDEKPDQVSNFFVGNGKDTGMATEIHNEIQSYIKAGGIIENSTKSINTNLDRLNSQITTVTASIQNTIDRYKLQFVQLDTMMSKMNGTSNYLSQQFK, via the coding sequence ATGGCAACGATCAGTTCTTTAGGCCTCGGCTCAGGGCTCGACCTCAACGGCCTGCTGGACAAGCTGACCAAAGCGGAGCAGCAGCGTCTGACCCCTTACACCACCAAACAGTCGAGCTACAACGCTCAGATCACCGCCTACGGCACGCTGAAAGGTTCGCTGGAAAAATTCGATAACCTCAGCAAAGAGATGGCGAAAGAGGACTTCTTCAAAGGCACCAGCGCCACCGAACACGACGCCTTCAAAATCACCACCAACGCCAAGGCGGTACCGGGCAACTACGTGGTGGAAGTGACCAAGCTGGCGCAGGCCCAAACCCTGACCACCCAAGCGCCAATCGGCGATCAGACGGCTAAATTGGGCACCGAGGGCGCAACCGATCGCTCGCTGACGATCACCGCCGGCAACCCGCCGAAAGAGACCAAGATCCCGCTCAGCGACGACCAAACCTCGCTGGTTGAGCTGCGCGACGCCATCAACGGCGCCAAGGCCGGGGTGACCGCCAGCATCATGCGCGTAGGCGACAACGATTATCAGCTGGCGGTCAGCTCCTCCACCACCGGCGAAAACAACAAGGTTGCCCTCCAGGTCAATAACGACGACAAGCTGGGCGATATCCTGAACTACAATTCCGCCCGCGGCGCCACCGCCATGAAAGAAACGGTAAAACCGCAGGACGCGGAGCTGGTGGTGAACGGCACGGCCATCAAGCGCAGCACCAACTCGATCAACGACGCGCTGCAGGGCGTGACCATCGATCTGAAAACCAAAACCAAAGATGGCGAACCGCAGAACCTGGTGATCAGCCGCAACGACGCCGGCACCGCCGACAAGATCAAAGAGTGGGTCGACAGCTATAACTCGCTGCTGGACACCTTCAACTCTCTGACCAAGTACACCCCGGTGAAAAGCGGCGAAGCGCAAAACGCCAGCAACGGTCCGCTGCTGGGCGACAACACCCTGCGCGGCGTCCAGTCGTCGATTAAAAGTGCCCTCAGCGCCGCACAGGACAACCCGGAGCTGAAAGGCCTGGGCAACCTCGGCATTTCCACCAACACCAAGACCGGCAAGCTGGAGATCGACAGCGCCAAGCTGAAGAAAGCGCTGGACGAAAAACCGGACCAGGTCAGCAATTTCTTCGTCGGCAACGGCAAAGACACCGGCATGGCGACCGAGATCCACAACGAGATCCAAAGCTATATCAAGGCCGGCGGCATCATCGAGAACTCGACCAAGAGCATCAATACCAACCTCGATCGCCTGAACAGCCAGATAACGACGGTAACCGCCAGCATTCAAAACACCATCGATCGCTATAAGCTGCAGTTCGTACAGCTGGACACCATGATGTCGAAAATGAACGGCACCAGTAACTATTTGAGTCAACAGTTTAAATAA
- the fliZ gene encoding flagella biosynthesis regulatory protein FliZ encodes MPGILLKKRPLSRYLKDYKHSQTHCSQCGKQLDRMALVFRGKIINKEAIARMDQPIDDHVWLNVQQELTALCRFCSEISCNSHPSYFDIVAFKQYLFEQTEMSHSTIREYVVRLRRLDEMLVARNYPADEFANSASHQRIIEDLPSAAHNNYRIALRKYDQYLAWQRSY; translated from the coding sequence ATGCCAGGAATATTGTTGAAGAAACGGCCCCTGAGCCGTTATTTGAAAGACTACAAGCACAGCCAGACCCATTGCTCTCAGTGCGGCAAGCAGCTGGACCGCATGGCGTTGGTTTTTCGCGGCAAAATTATCAATAAAGAAGCCATTGCACGCATGGATCAGCCGATCGACGATCACGTCTGGCTCAACGTGCAGCAAGAGCTGACCGCGCTGTGCCGCTTTTGCAGCGAGATTTCCTGCAACAGCCACCCCAGCTATTTCGACATTGTGGCCTTCAAGCAGTACCTGTTTGAACAGACCGAAATGAGCCACAGCACCATCCGCGAGTATGTGGTGCGCCTGCGCCGGTTGGACGAAATGCTGGTGGCGCGCAACTATCCGGCCGACGAGTTCGCCAACAGCGCCAGCCATCAGCGCATCATCGAGGATCTGCCTTCCGCTGCGCATAACAACTATCGCATCGCGCTGCGCAAATACGATCAGTATCTCGCCTGGCAGCGCAGCTACTGA
- a CDS encoding FliC/FljB family flagellin has product MAQVINTNSLSLMAQNNLNKSQSSLGTAIERLSSGLRINSAKDDAAGQAISNRFTANIKGLTQASRNANDGISLAQTTEGALNEVNDNLQNIRRLTVQAQNGSNSNSDLKSIQDEITQRLSEINRISEQTDFNGVKVLSSDQKLTIQVGANDGETIDIDLKKIDAKQLGLDTFNVTDKGPSVGAAIADGTVIKDDKGADVAYDAAKSGLDATKGEALVSGKDKDGKAVNYVQTTAADGTKTYKAATVAADGKVTAGAAVTIKNPLDTLDKALSQVDGLRSSLGAVQNRFDSVINNLNSTVNNLSASQSRIQDADYATEVSNMSRANILQQAGTSVLAQANQSTQNVLSLLR; this is encoded by the coding sequence ATGGCACAAGTAATTAATACCAACAGCCTGTCTCTGATGGCGCAGAACAACCTGAACAAATCTCAGTCTTCTCTGGGCACTGCGATTGAGCGTCTGTCTTCCGGTCTGCGTATCAACAGCGCTAAAGACGACGCTGCGGGTCAGGCGATCTCCAACCGTTTCACCGCGAACATCAAGGGCCTGACTCAGGCTTCCCGTAACGCCAACGACGGTATCTCTCTGGCGCAGACCACCGAAGGCGCACTGAACGAAGTTAACGACAACCTGCAGAACATCCGTCGTCTGACCGTACAGGCGCAGAACGGCTCCAACTCCAACAGCGACCTGAAATCCATCCAGGACGAAATCACCCAGCGTCTGTCTGAAATCAACCGCATCTCCGAGCAGACCGACTTCAACGGCGTGAAAGTGCTGAGCAGCGACCAGAAACTGACCATCCAGGTTGGCGCCAACGACGGCGAAACCATCGATATCGACCTGAAAAAAATCGATGCCAAGCAGCTGGGCCTGGACACCTTCAACGTGACCGACAAAGGTCCTTCAGTTGGCGCTGCAATCGCCGATGGTACCGTGATTAAAGATGACAAAGGCGCCGATGTTGCTTACGACGCTGCCAAATCCGGCCTGGATGCCACCAAAGGCGAAGCGCTGGTGTCTGGTAAAGATAAAGACGGTAAAGCCGTAAACTACGTGCAGACCACCGCTGCAGACGGCACCAAAACCTACAAGGCCGCAACCGTCGCCGCTGACGGTAAAGTGACCGCCGGTGCTGCCGTGACCATCAAAAACCCGCTGGACACCCTGGACAAAGCGCTGTCTCAGGTTGACGGTCTGCGTTCTTCCCTGGGTGCGGTACAGAACCGTTTCGATTCTGTTATCAACAACCTGAACAGCACCGTTAACAACCTGTCCGCTTCTCAGTCACGTATTCAGGATGCTGACTACGCGACCGAAGTGTCCAACATGAGCCGTGCCAACATCCTGCAACAGGCCGGCACCTCTGTTCTGGCACAGGCTAACCAGTCAACCCAGAACGTGCTGTCCCTGCTGCGTTAA
- the tcyL gene encoding cystine ABC transporter permease encodes MHESIQLALDSAPFLLKGAILTLQLSLGGMALGLLLGFLLALMRLSPLWPLSWLSRIYVSLFRGTPLIAQLFMIYYGLPQFGIEFDPFPAALIGLSLNTAAYTSETLRAAISSIEKGQWEAAASIGMTRWQTLRRVILPQAARTALPPLGNSFIGLVKDTSLAATIQVPELFRQAQLITSRTLEVFTMYLAASLIYWVMATLLSALQNRLENHVNRQDQE; translated from the coding sequence ATGCACGAAAGTATTCAACTGGCGCTGGATTCAGCGCCATTTTTATTGAAGGGCGCGATACTCACGCTGCAGCTCAGCCTGGGCGGCATGGCGCTGGGCCTGCTGCTCGGTTTTCTGTTGGCGCTGATGCGCCTTTCGCCGTTATGGCCGCTGTCGTGGCTGTCGCGCATCTACGTCTCGCTGTTCCGCGGCACGCCGCTGATTGCGCAGCTGTTTATGATTTACTACGGCCTGCCGCAGTTCGGCATCGAATTTGACCCCTTCCCGGCGGCGCTGATTGGCCTGTCGCTCAATACCGCCGCCTACACGTCCGAAACGCTGCGCGCGGCGATCTCCTCGATTGAAAAAGGGCAGTGGGAAGCCGCCGCCAGCATCGGCATGACCCGCTGGCAAACGCTGCGCCGGGTGATCCTGCCGCAGGCTGCGCGCACCGCCTTGCCGCCGTTGGGCAACAGCTTTATCGGCCTGGTGAAAGACACCTCGCTGGCGGCCACCATCCAGGTACCGGAACTGTTCCGCCAGGCGCAGCTGATCACCTCGCGCACGCTGGAGGTGTTCACCATGTATCTGGCGGCATCGCTGATTTACTGGGTGATGGCGACCCTGCTTTCCGCGCTGCAAAACCGCCTGGAAAACCACGTTAACCGCCAGGATCAGGAGTAA
- the fliT gene encoding flagella biosynthesis regulatory protein FliT, which translates to MERQQQLLAAYQQIYTLSSQMIALAQTGRWDELVEQELTYVTAVEKTAAFTGLSGPSMALQEMLRNKLQQILDNETELKRLLQQRMDELKELIGQSTRQNVVNNAYGQFHDRALLLGEPQVR; encoded by the coding sequence ATGGAACGTCAACAGCAGCTGTTAGCCGCTTATCAACAAATTTATACCCTCAGCAGCCAGATGATCGCGCTGGCGCAGACCGGCCGTTGGGACGAGCTGGTTGAACAGGAGCTCACCTACGTCACGGCGGTAGAAAAAACCGCCGCCTTTACCGGCCTGAGCGGCCCCTCCATGGCGCTGCAGGAAATGTTGCGTAACAAGCTGCAGCAGATCCTGGACAACGAAACCGAACTGAAACGCCTGCTGCAACAGCGCATGGACGAACTGAAAGAGCTGATCGGCCAATCGACGCGGCAAAATGTGGTCAACAATGCCTATGGCCAGTTTCACGATCGCGCCCTGTTGTTAGGGGAACCGCAAGTCAGATGA
- the tcyN gene encoding L-cystine ABC transporter ATP-binding protein TcyN: protein MSAIEVKQLTKQFKGQTVLHGIDLEVAAGEVVAIIGPSGSGKTTLLRCINLLEEPDSGTIRVGDILIDGAKPLSKQKKLVRALRQQVGFVFQNFNLFPHRSVLENIIEGPVFVKGEARAGAEQRARALLAKVGLNGKEQAYPRRLSGGQQQRVAIARALAMQPEVILFDEPTSALDPELVGEVLNTIRSLAEEKRTMVIVTHEMSFARDVADRAIFMDHGRIVEQGPAKALFANPQHQRTKQFLDKFLNQ from the coding sequence ATGAGTGCCATCGAAGTTAAACAGTTGACCAAGCAGTTCAAAGGTCAGACGGTGCTGCATGGGATCGATCTGGAGGTGGCCGCCGGTGAGGTAGTGGCGATTATCGGGCCGAGCGGATCGGGAAAAACCACCTTGCTGCGTTGCATCAACCTGCTGGAGGAGCCGGATTCCGGCACCATTCGCGTCGGCGATATCCTGATCGACGGGGCCAAGCCTTTAAGCAAGCAGAAGAAACTGGTGCGCGCGCTGCGTCAGCAGGTGGGCTTCGTGTTCCAGAACTTCAACCTGTTCCCGCACCGTTCGGTGCTGGAGAACATCATCGAGGGGCCGGTGTTCGTCAAGGGCGAGGCCAGGGCCGGCGCCGAGCAGCGCGCGCGCGCCCTGCTGGCCAAGGTTGGGCTGAACGGCAAGGAGCAGGCTTATCCGCGGCGCCTTTCCGGCGGGCAACAGCAGCGGGTGGCTATTGCCCGCGCGCTGGCGATGCAACCGGAAGTGATCCTGTTCGATGAGCCGACTTCGGCGCTCGATCCCGAGCTGGTGGGCGAAGTGCTCAACACCATCCGTTCGCTGGCGGAAGAAAAACGCACCATGGTGATCGTCACTCACGAGATGAGCTTCGCCCGTGACGTGGCCGACCGCGCCATCTTTATGGATCACGGCCGCATCGTAGAGCAGGGCCCGGCCAAAGCGCTGTTCGCCAACCCGCAACACCAGCGCACCAAGCAGTTCCTCGACAAGTTTTTGAATCAGTAA
- a CDS encoding RNA polymerase sigma factor FliA: MSFLYTAEGVMDKNSLWLRYVPLVRHEALRLQVRLPASVELDDLLQAGGIGLLNAVERYDALQGTAFTTYAVQRIRGAMLDELRSRDWVPRSVRRHAREVAQVMRQLEQQYGRPASEAEVAQTLDISLDEYRQILLDTNNSQLFSYDEWREEHGESAEPLLEGHEEANPLHHLLEGSLRQRVIDAIEGLPEREKMVLTLYYQEELNLKEIGAVLDVGESRVSQLHSQAIKRLRSRLANDT, translated from the coding sequence GTGAGCTTTCTGTATACCGCCGAAGGCGTGATGGACAAAAATTCTCTCTGGCTGCGCTACGTGCCGTTAGTGCGCCACGAGGCGCTGCGCCTGCAGGTCAGGTTGCCCGCCAGCGTGGAGCTTGACGATCTGCTGCAGGCGGGGGGAATCGGGCTGTTGAACGCCGTTGAGCGTTACGACGCCCTGCAGGGAACCGCCTTTACCACCTATGCGGTGCAGCGCATTCGCGGCGCGATGCTCGACGAACTGCGCAGCCGCGACTGGGTGCCGCGCAGCGTGCGGCGTCATGCCCGTGAGGTGGCGCAGGTGATGCGGCAGTTGGAACAGCAATACGGCCGCCCCGCCAGCGAAGCGGAGGTGGCGCAGACGCTTGATATTTCACTGGATGAGTATCGTCAAATTCTGTTGGACACCAATAACAGCCAGCTTTTCTCCTATGACGAATGGCGCGAAGAGCATGGCGAAAGCGCGGAACCCTTGTTGGAAGGGCATGAAGAAGCCAACCCGCTGCACCATCTGCTGGAAGGCAGCCTGCGCCAACGGGTGATCGATGCCATCGAAGGGTTGCCGGAGCGCGAGAAAATGGTGCTGACGCTGTATTACCAGGAAGAGTTGAACCTGAAGGAGATCGGCGCCGTGCTGGACGTGGGCGAGTCCCGCGTCAGCCAGCTGCACAGCCAGGCGATCAAACGGCTGCGCTCCCGCCTGGCGAACGACACCTGA
- a CDS encoding D-cysteine desulfhydrase, producing MNLQQQLAQFPRLDFVGSATPLEKLSRLSDYLGREIYIKRDDVTPIAMGGNKLRKLEFLAADALRQGADTLVTAGAIQSNHVRQTAAVAAKLGLHCVALLENPIDTREENYLTNGNRLLLGLFNAEVVMCEALHDPQQQLAELATRLEAQGFRPYVVPVGGSNALGALGYVQCSLEIAEQSRRSNVAFSSVVVASGSAGTHAGLAVGLQQLMPESELIGVTVSRKAIDQLPKVEQIQKALACSLNVEPLAPIALWDDYFAPQYGMPNEEGTAAVQLLAQQEGVLLDPVYTGKAMAGLIDGIAQRRFRDDGPILFIHTGGAPALFAYHPQV from the coding sequence GTGAACCTGCAACAGCAACTGGCGCAATTCCCGCGCCTGGATTTTGTCGGCTCTGCCACACCGCTCGAAAAACTGTCCCGCCTTTCCGATTATCTGGGCCGTGAAATATACATCAAACGTGACGACGTCACGCCAATCGCGATGGGCGGCAACAAACTGAGAAAACTCGAGTTTTTGGCTGCAGATGCGTTGCGCCAAGGAGCCGACACGCTGGTAACCGCCGGCGCTATTCAGTCTAACCATGTGCGCCAGACGGCGGCGGTGGCGGCCAAGCTGGGCCTGCACTGCGTCGCGTTGCTGGAAAACCCGATCGATACCCGCGAAGAAAACTATCTGACCAACGGCAACCGCCTGTTGCTGGGGTTGTTCAATGCCGAAGTGGTGATGTGCGAAGCGTTGCACGATCCGCAACAGCAGTTGGCCGAACTGGCGACGCGCCTGGAAGCGCAGGGCTTTCGCCCCTACGTGGTGCCGGTGGGCGGCTCCAATGCGTTGGGCGCGTTGGGCTACGTGCAGTGCTCGCTCGAAATCGCCGAACAGAGCCGCCGCAGCAACGTTGCGTTCAGTTCGGTGGTGGTCGCCTCCGGCAGCGCCGGCACCCACGCCGGGCTGGCGGTTGGCCTGCAGCAGCTGATGCCGGAGAGCGAGCTGATTGGCGTGACCGTTTCGCGCAAGGCCATTGACCAGTTGCCGAAGGTTGAACAGATCCAAAAAGCGTTGGCTTGCTCGCTGAACGTCGAACCGCTGGCGCCGATCGCGCTGTGGGACGATTACTTCGCGCCGCAGTACGGCATGCCGAACGAAGAAGGCACGGCGGCGGTGCAGCTGCTGGCGCAGCAGGAAGGGGTGTTGCTGGATCCGGTCTATACCGGCAAAGCGATGGCCGGCCTGATCGACGGCATCGCCCAACGGCGCTTCCGCGACGATGGCCCCATCCTGTTTATTCATACCGGCGGCGCGCCGGCGCTGTTCGCCTATCATCCGCAGGTGTAA
- the tcyJ gene encoding cystine ABC transporter substrate-binding protein: MIFSKVRRQMLMGVMAVALTAGLSAQTYAADNLLQQVKQRGTLIVGLEGTYPPFSFQGEDGKLAGFEVDFANALAQHLGVKAKLNPTKWDGMLASLESKRIDVVINQVTISPERQKKYDFSTPYTVSGIQALVKKGNEGTITKPDDLKGKKVGVGLGTNYEQWLRDNVQGVDVRTYDDDPTKYQDLRVGRINAILVDRLAALDLVKKTGDTLAVAGPAFSRQESGVALRKNNPELLAAIDQAIAEMQKDGTLAQISEKWFGADVTK, encoded by the coding sequence ATGATCTTTTCCAAAGTTCGCCGTCAAATGCTGATGGGCGTGATGGCCGTAGCGTTGACCGCCGGTTTAAGCGCGCAAACCTATGCCGCCGACAACCTGCTGCAGCAGGTAAAACAGCGCGGCACTTTGATTGTCGGTCTGGAAGGCACTTATCCGCCGTTCAGCTTCCAGGGTGAAGACGGCAAGCTGGCCGGTTTCGAAGTGGATTTCGCCAATGCGCTGGCGCAGCACCTGGGCGTGAAGGCCAAGCTGAACCCGACCAAGTGGGACGGCATGCTGGCTTCGCTGGAATCCAAACGCATCGACGTGGTGATCAACCAGGTGACCATCTCCCCTGAGCGCCAGAAGAAATACGATTTCTCCACCCCTTACACCGTCTCCGGCATTCAGGCGCTGGTGAAGAAGGGCAATGAAGGCACCATCACCAAACCGGACGATCTGAAGGGCAAAAAGGTCGGCGTCGGTCTGGGCACCAACTACGAACAGTGGCTGCGCGACAACGTGCAGGGCGTAGACGTTCGCACTTATGACGATGACCCGACCAAATACCAGGATCTGCGCGTCGGCCGCATCAACGCCATTCTGGTCGACCGCCTGGCGGCATTGGATCTGGTGAAGAAAACCGGCGATACGCTGGCGGTTGCCGGCCCGGCGTTCTCTCGTCAGGAATCTGGCGTGGCGCTGCGCAAAAACAACCCTGAGCTGCTGGCCGCCATTGACCAGGCAATCGCCGAAATGCAAAAAGACGGTACGCTGGCGCAGATTTCCGAGAAATGGTTTGGCGCGGACGTAACTAAATAA
- the fliS gene encoding flagellar export chaperone FliS, with translation MYNRSGTQAYAQVSLESGAMSASPHQLIVMLFDGALSALLRARILMNQGDIAGKGLALSKAINIIDNGLKSGLDHQQGGEMADNLAALYDYMKRRLMQANLHNDEAAIAEVVKLLENIADAWRQIGPNYQPSQDAV, from the coding sequence ATGTATAACCGTAGCGGCACTCAGGCCTATGCACAGGTCAGTCTGGAAAGCGGCGCGATGAGCGCCAGCCCGCACCAGTTAATCGTGATGTTGTTCGACGGGGCGCTCAGCGCCCTGCTTCGCGCACGCATCCTGATGAACCAGGGCGATATCGCCGGCAAAGGGTTAGCCCTGTCAAAAGCCATCAATATCATCGACAACGGTCTGAAAAGCGGCCTCGACCATCAACAGGGCGGCGAAATGGCCGACAATCTGGCGGCCTTGTATGACTACATGAAGCGTCGGCTGATGCAGGCCAACCTGCATAACGACGAAGCGGCGATCGCCGAAGTGGTGAAGCTGCTGGAGAACATCGCTGACGCCTGGCGCCAGATTGGCCCCAATTATCAACCCTCTCAGGACGCCGTGTAA